A genomic region of Herbaspirillum sp. DW155 contains the following coding sequences:
- a CDS encoding ureidoglycolate lyase, translating into MKLLRYGPAGQEKPGILDQSGKIRDLSAYIKDVNGAVLDDASLDKLRKLDLESLPAVEGSPRIGACVGNIGKFICIGLNYADHAAESNLPIPAEPVVFNKWTSAVVGPNDDVKIPRGSKKTDWEVELGVIIGKGGSYIDEKDAMSHVAGYCVVNDVSEREYQIERGGTWDKGKGCDTFGPIGPWLVTRDEIADPQKLGMWLEVDGKRYQNGNTSTMIFGVAHIVSYLSRFMSLQPGDVISTGTPPGVGMGVKPEAVYLRAGQTMRLGIDGLGEQQQKTFDA; encoded by the coding sequence ATGAAATTACTGCGTTACGGCCCGGCAGGGCAGGAAAAGCCCGGCATCCTCGACCAATCCGGCAAGATCCGCGACCTGTCGGCCTACATCAAGGACGTCAACGGTGCCGTGCTGGATGACGCATCGCTGGACAAACTGCGCAAGCTGGACCTGGAAAGCCTGCCGGCCGTCGAAGGTTCGCCCCGCATCGGCGCCTGCGTCGGCAATATCGGCAAGTTCATCTGCATCGGCCTGAACTACGCCGACCACGCCGCCGAATCCAACCTGCCCATCCCGGCCGAACCGGTGGTGTTCAACAAGTGGACGTCGGCCGTGGTCGGACCCAACGACGACGTGAAGATCCCGCGCGGCTCCAAGAAGACCGACTGGGAAGTCGAACTGGGCGTGATCATCGGCAAGGGCGGCAGCTACATCGACGAGAAGGATGCGATGTCGCACGTGGCCGGCTATTGCGTGGTCAACGACGTCTCCGAACGCGAATACCAGATCGAACGCGGCGGCACCTGGGACAAGGGCAAGGGCTGCGATACCTTCGGTCCCATCGGCCCCTGGCTGGTGACCCGCGACGAAATCGCCGATCCGCAAAAGCTGGGCATGTGGCTGGAAGTGGATGGCAAGCGCTACCAGAACGGTAACACCAGCACCATGATCTTCGGCGTGGCGCATATCGTTTCCTACCTCTCGCGCTTCATGAGCCTGCAGCCGGGCGACGTCATCTCCACCGGCACGCCCCCGGGCGTGGGCATGGGCGTCAAGCCGGAAGCGGTCTACCTGCGCGCCGGTCAGACCATGCGCCTGGGCATCGACGGCCTGGGCGAACAGCAGCAGAAGACCTTCGACGCCTGA
- a CDS encoding SDR family NAD(P)-dependent oxidoreductase has product MNHYDFQGRSAIITGGAQGFGYAVAERLLQGKAKVVLWDMDEQALAQARTRLEALGNVETIKVDIASQADVQHAIEATEKLTQSIDILVHSAGIAGQNNPVADYSPEEWRRVIDIDLNGAFYVNQVVVRRMIAQNYGRIVNIASIAGKEGNPTASAYSAAKAGMIALTKSLGKETATRNIAVNAITPAAAQTRILEQCTQAHIDYMLSKIPRARFVKVEELAAMVAWLVSEENSFTTASVFDLSGGRATY; this is encoded by the coding sequence ATGAATCACTACGATTTCCAGGGCCGCAGCGCCATCATCACCGGCGGTGCGCAAGGCTTCGGCTACGCCGTGGCCGAACGCCTGCTGCAGGGCAAGGCCAAGGTGGTGCTGTGGGACATGGACGAACAGGCGCTGGCGCAAGCGCGCACCAGACTGGAAGCGCTGGGCAACGTTGAGACCATCAAGGTCGACATCGCCAGCCAGGCCGACGTGCAGCACGCCATCGAGGCCACCGAGAAGCTGACCCAATCCATCGACATCCTGGTGCACAGCGCCGGTATCGCCGGGCAGAACAATCCGGTGGCGGACTATTCGCCGGAAGAATGGCGCCGCGTGATCGACATCGACCTGAACGGCGCCTTCTACGTCAACCAGGTGGTGGTCCGGCGCATGATCGCGCAGAACTACGGGCGCATCGTCAACATCGCTTCCATCGCGGGCAAGGAAGGCAATCCGACCGCATCGGCCTACAGCGCCGCCAAGGCCGGCATGATTGCCCTCACCAAGAGCCTGGGCAAGGAAACCGCAACCCGCAACATCGCCGTCAACGCCATCACCCCGGCAGCGGCGCAAACCCGCATCCTGGAACAATGCACCCAGGCGCACATCGACTACATGCTCTCCAAGATTCCGCGGGCGCGCTTCGTGAAGGTGGAAGAGCTGGCGGCGATGGTGGCGTGGCTGGTCTCGGAGGAAAATTCCTTCACGACCGCTTCCGTGTTCGATCTGTCGGGTGGGCGCGCAACGTACTGA
- a CDS encoding methyl-accepting chemotaxis protein has product MSYFADMKIGRRLGLGFAVILAAASVVVALSIWRLHGIAEATDEMMHEPLTKERLVSDWYRTIHTSVRRTTAIAKSADPSLATFFAADAADASRMSTEQQKAIEALIESPEEKAVFARLGEVRKDYIKYRDAISKAKADGQPEEAAKILAGPFDVAAKGYLDLLQQLLNLQRANIDQVAAHIQTVYRESRNLMIGLAVLQVLLGWLFARSLALGITRPLEQAVTVAEAVAAGDLTTRVDERLAARADETGKLMHALHAMTLNLARIVGQVRSGTDAITTASREIATGNLDLSARTERQAGALEETASAMEELTSTVAQNADNARQANQLAASASSVAQQGGEVVAQVISTMGSINESSRKIVDIISVIDGIAFQTNILALNAAVEAARAGEQGRGFAVVASEVRSLAQRSASAAKEIKILIDDSVAKVGSGSELVGRAGTTMDEVVSSVRHVADIVAEITAASSEQSDGISQVNLAITDMDQTTQQNAALVEQAAAAAESMQDQAARLSEVVSQFKVLAQDQMAYASVDAASRAPVDITPPRPALR; this is encoded by the coding sequence ATGAGCTATTTCGCCGACATGAAGATAGGCCGCCGCCTGGGCCTGGGTTTTGCCGTCATCCTGGCTGCGGCCAGCGTCGTGGTGGCACTTTCGATCTGGCGCCTGCACGGCATCGCCGAAGCCACCGATGAAATGATGCACGAGCCGCTGACCAAGGAGCGCCTGGTCTCGGACTGGTACCGCACCATCCACACCAGCGTGCGCCGCACCACCGCCATTGCCAAGAGCGCCGATCCCAGCCTGGCGACGTTCTTTGCCGCCGATGCCGCCGATGCCAGCCGCATGTCCACCGAGCAGCAGAAAGCCATCGAGGCTCTGATCGAATCCCCTGAAGAGAAGGCCGTCTTCGCCAGGCTGGGTGAGGTGCGCAAGGATTACATCAAGTACCGCGATGCCATCTCCAAGGCCAAGGCCGATGGCCAGCCCGAGGAAGCTGCCAAGATCCTGGCGGGGCCCTTTGACGTGGCCGCCAAGGGCTATCTCGATCTGCTGCAGCAGTTGCTCAACCTGCAGCGCGCCAACATCGACCAGGTGGCCGCCCATATCCAGACCGTCTATCGCGAAAGCCGCAACCTGATGATCGGCCTGGCCGTGCTGCAGGTGTTGCTGGGCTGGCTGTTTGCCCGCAGCCTGGCATTGGGCATCACGCGTCCGCTCGAACAGGCGGTCACGGTGGCCGAGGCGGTCGCCGCCGGTGACCTGACTACCCGCGTCGACGAGCGTCTGGCCGCACGCGCTGACGAAACCGGCAAGCTCATGCACGCCCTGCATGCCATGACCCTGAACCTGGCGCGCATCGTCGGCCAGGTGCGCAGCGGCACCGATGCCATCACCACCGCCTCGCGCGAAATCGCCACCGGCAACCTCGATCTCTCGGCCCGCACTGAACGCCAGGCCGGTGCCCTGGAAGAAACCGCCTCGGCCATGGAAGAACTGACCTCCACCGTGGCCCAGAACGCCGACAACGCCCGCCAGGCCAACCAGCTGGCCGCTTCCGCCTCGTCGGTGGCGCAGCAGGGCGGGGAAGTGGTGGCACAGGTCATTTCCACCATGGGCTCGATCAATGAGTCTTCGCGCAAGATCGTCGACATCATCAGCGTCATCGACGGCATCGCCTTCCAGACCAACATCCTGGCCTTGAACGCCGCCGTGGAAGCGGCCCGTGCCGGTGAGCAGGGGCGGGGCTTTGCGGTGGTGGCGTCGGAAGTGCGTTCGCTGGCCCAGCGTTCGGCCTCGGCCGCCAAGGAAATCAAGATCCTGATCGATGATTCGGTGGCCAAGGTCGGCTCCGGCAGCGAACTGGTCGGCCGCGCCGGCACGACCATGGATGAAGTGGTGTCCAGCGTACGCCACGTCGCCGACATCGTGGCCGAGATCACTGCCGCCAGTAGCGAGCAGAGCGACGGCATCAGCCAGGTCAACCTGGCCATCACCGACATGGACCAGACCACCCAGCAGAACGCCGCCCTGGTCGAACAGGCCGCTGCCGCTGCCGAATCCATGCAGGATCAGGCCGCCCGCCTGTCCGAGGTGGTCAGCCAGTTCAAGGTACTGGCCCAGGACCAGATGGCCTATGCCAGTGTCGATGCCGCCAGCCGCGCGCCGGTGGACATCACACCGCCACGCCCCGCCTTGCGCTGA
- a CDS encoding response regulator: MTTILIVEDEPSIAELIAFTLKEAGWSSFVVSNAAAAWDFVQHRAPQLVLLDWMLPDRSGLHLLSRIRADRQLQQLSVIMLTAKSMEEDKIAGLDNGADDYITKPFSPRELTARIKALLRRKSPEHAQEVMSAGPVTLDPASCSVSLAGTRIDIGHAEYKLLKFFLAHPDRVFSRSQLLDRVWGDHVVIEERTVDVHVLRLRKALRDAEYLIKTVRSVGYMLSTK; this comes from the coding sequence ATGACCACTATCCTCATCGTCGAAGACGAACCCTCCATCGCCGAACTGATTGCCTTCACCTTGAAAGAGGCCGGCTGGTCCAGCTTCGTCGTTTCCAATGCGGCCGCCGCCTGGGATTTCGTTCAGCATCGCGCGCCGCAACTGGTGCTGCTGGACTGGATGCTGCCGGACCGCAGCGGCCTGCACCTGCTCTCACGCATTCGCGCCGACCGCCAGTTGCAGCAGCTCTCGGTCATCATGCTCACCGCCAAGAGCATGGAAGAAGACAAGATCGCCGGTCTCGACAACGGCGCCGACGACTACATCACCAAGCCCTTCTCGCCGCGCGAACTGACCGCGCGCATCAAGGCGCTGCTGCGCCGCAAGAGCCCCGAACACGCGCAGGAAGTGATGTCGGCCGGACCCGTCACGCTCGATCCGGCCAGTTGCTCGGTGAGCCTGGCAGGCACGCGCATCGATATCGGCCATGCCGAATACAAACTCCTGAAGTTCTTCCTTGCCCATCCCGACCGCGTGTTTTCGCGCAGCCAGTTGCTCGACCGCGTGTGGGGCGACCATGTGGTGATCGAAGAGCGCACCGTGGACGTCCACGTGCTGCGCCTGCGCAAGGCCCTGCGCGATGCCGAGTACCTCATCAAGACCGTACGCAGCGTCGGTTATATGCTCTCGACCAAGTAA
- the phoR gene encoding phosphate regulon sensor histidine kinase PhoR, which translates to MSPQLLFWIPAVLRLVLCLAGAGVVGFFFGPIVGLVTAVLGVGAMMITHLHYLLRLSTWLDDSGQSRLPDGWGAWTDVYARLYRMRRDDEKNQAELAEWLARFRQAMSLLPDGVVIMDDVLFLEWCNPAAQAHLGLKLDRDKGMRVTNLIRNPAFIDYIILGRYEQPLTLALHERKLIIQIIPFENRRQILVTHDVTESQRIDMMRRDFVANASHELRTPLTVINGFLEIALAQPNLDEATRMAHLKLMTEQGQRMQNLIDDMLTLTRLESIDYPLRSEVLRVRPLLERIAEEGRALSAGKHDIRLIVDGPDLKGNADELRSAFTNLVTNAVRYTPEGGTITLRWESDEQGAHFSVQDTGIGISPEHISRLTERFYRVDKSRSRETQGTGLGLAIVRHVLLRHHATLDIASVPDHGSTFTVNFPATQTIADYAAQQ; encoded by the coding sequence ATGAGTCCACAACTTCTGTTCTGGATTCCTGCTGTATTGCGCCTGGTGTTGTGCCTGGCCGGAGCGGGAGTCGTCGGTTTCTTCTTTGGTCCCATCGTCGGCCTGGTCACCGCAGTACTGGGGGTGGGCGCGATGATGATCACGCACCTGCATTACCTGCTGCGCCTGTCGACCTGGCTGGATGATTCCGGCCAGTCGCGCCTGCCCGATGGCTGGGGCGCCTGGACCGACGTCTATGCGCGTCTGTACCGCATGCGCCGCGACGACGAAAAGAACCAGGCCGAACTGGCCGAGTGGCTGGCGCGCTTCCGCCAGGCCATGAGCCTCTTGCCCGATGGCGTGGTGATCATGGATGACGTGCTGTTCCTGGAGTGGTGCAACCCGGCCGCGCAGGCGCACCTCGGCCTGAAGCTGGACCGCGACAAGGGCATGCGGGTCACCAACCTGATCCGCAACCCGGCCTTCATCGACTACATCATCCTGGGCCGCTACGAGCAGCCGCTCACGCTGGCCCTGCACGAGCGCAAGCTGATCATCCAGATCATTCCCTTCGAGAATCGCAGGCAGATCCTGGTCACCCACGACGTCACCGAATCGCAGCGTATCGACATGATGCGTCGTGATTTCGTGGCCAATGCCTCGCACGAATTGCGCACGCCCCTGACCGTCATCAACGGTTTCCTGGAAATCGCGCTGGCTCAGCCGAACCTGGATGAGGCCACCCGCATGGCCCACCTCAAGCTCATGACCGAGCAGGGCCAGCGCATGCAGAACCTGATCGACGACATGCTCACGCTGACCCGCCTCGAATCGATCGACTATCCCTTGCGCTCCGAAGTGCTGCGCGTGCGTCCCTTGCTGGAACGCATCGCCGAGGAAGGGCGCGCCCTGTCGGCGGGCAAGCACGACATCCGCCTCATCGTCGACGGGCCCGATCTGAAGGGCAACGCCGACGAACTGCGCAGCGCCTTCACCAACCTCGTCACCAATGCGGTGCGCTACACCCCGGAAGGCGGCACCATCACCCTGCGCTGGGAGAGCGACGAGCAGGGCGCGCATTTTTCGGTGCAGGATACCGGCATCGGCATCAGCCCCGAGCACATCTCGCGTCTGACCGAACGCTTCTACCGCGTCGACAAGAGCCGTTCGCGCGAGACCCAGGGCACCGGCCTGGGCCTGGCCATCGTGCGCCACGTGTTGCTGCGCCACCATGCCACGCTGGACATCGCCTCGGTCCCCGACCACGGCAGCACCTTTACCGTCAACTTCCCGGCGACCCAGACCATCGCCGATTATGCTGCGCAGCAATAA
- a CDS encoding AAA family ATPase, which translates to MVIMSIACYQSKDVHPDQLGNPLIEALRPTLTNKDAAGVLARRPAISLDKERLLPPHIRVHSVAAISDMYVPDIKTLELYAMVDMQMKRSLERHNPFSAEGQRYLDSVQAKVLAAVSDDQRRIAKAVKEGKEPLSALGKRLPDIRSILVTGASGMGKSSAINRVLALNDQVIEHSNYMGQPYHQKQLVWLSVFAPLNASISGLCHSIFAAVDEALGLPVDTGYAKQYDKKHRTNDVLISRVAQVLATHHLGILHIDDLHRIADGTGANKAALISFIMQLSDVVGVPMILSGTGKLMKMLRGSFEVSRRVIAAGSVEFELPPEYVKGDGFANLANALFKFSLLPVSEDALEDMKLYLFDRSQGITAVAVNLFLQAQMWGLREEADFMTKELIDHAYARIKPLHSALSALRRKDADAIRDFEDIASLDQINRNFFSGALGP; encoded by the coding sequence ATGGTGATCATGAGCATAGCCTGTTATCAATCGAAAGATGTACATCCGGACCAACTCGGGAATCCCCTAATCGAAGCGCTTAGACCAACCCTGACTAACAAGGATGCGGCAGGGGTCCTTGCAAGGAGGCCTGCAATATCGCTGGATAAGGAGCGATTGTTGCCTCCACACATCCGTGTTCACAGTGTTGCCGCAATCTCAGATATGTATGTTCCAGACATAAAAACTCTAGAACTCTACGCGATGGTTGATATGCAGATGAAGCGATCCTTGGAGCGGCACAATCCCTTTTCGGCAGAGGGGCAGCGCTATCTTGATTCTGTGCAAGCCAAGGTGTTGGCAGCAGTTTCTGATGATCAAAGACGGATCGCCAAGGCAGTGAAAGAAGGAAAAGAACCGCTTAGTGCGCTTGGTAAGCGTCTTCCCGATATCAGATCTATCTTGGTTACTGGTGCTAGTGGAATGGGGAAGTCATCTGCAATTAATCGTGTCTTGGCTCTGAATGACCAAGTGATCGAGCACAGCAACTATATGGGGCAGCCTTACCATCAAAAGCAGTTGGTCTGGCTTTCGGTATTTGCTCCCCTCAATGCGTCAATTAGCGGCTTGTGTCATAGCATTTTTGCAGCGGTCGATGAGGCATTGGGTCTGCCTGTAGACACCGGTTATGCAAAGCAATACGACAAAAAGCATAGGACAAATGATGTTCTGATTAGTCGAGTAGCCCAAGTCTTGGCCACACATCATTTGGGGATATTGCATATTGATGATTTGCACCGTATTGCCGATGGAACGGGGGCCAATAAGGCCGCGTTGATAAGCTTCATCATGCAATTATCGGACGTGGTTGGTGTGCCGATGATTCTGTCAGGGACCGGGAAATTGATGAAGATGTTGCGTGGCTCGTTCGAGGTTTCTAGACGCGTTATCGCTGCCGGATCGGTCGAATTTGAACTGCCTCCCGAATATGTTAAGGGAGATGGGTTCGCTAACCTGGCAAATGCACTCTTCAAATTCTCGCTGCTGCCGGTAAGTGAGGACGCATTGGAAGATATGAAGCTATATCTTTTCGATCGATCTCAAGGGATAACGGCTGTGGCTGTGAACTTATTTTTGCAAGCTCAAATGTGGGGCCTGCGTGAGGAGGCTGATTTCATGACGAAGGAACTAATAGATCATGCATATGCCCGGATAAAGCCACTTCACTCAGCCCTAAGTGCGTTGAGAAGGAAGGATGCAGATGCCATTAGGGACTTTGAGGATATCGCATCACTTGACCAGATCAATAGGAACTTCTTCTCCGGTGCTTTGGGGCCTTAG